In the genome of Yarrowia lipolytica chromosome 1B, complete sequence, the window TTCCCTGGTGCCCACGTCTACCTTCACTGTCTCAAGGGCACCCGAAAGCCCTGGGAGTCTCACCCCTTCACCATCTACCAGTCTCCCGAGGCTGTGGCTGGCAACAAGATCACCTTCCTGATCAAGTGTTACGACGGTATGACCAACTCTCTCTTCAACTATCTTGACAAAAATGGCAAGTGCACCCTTCCCGTGCTCATGGACGGTCCCTACGGCTCTCAGCATCCCGtccacaagtacgacaCTTCCATCCTTGTGGCTGGAGGTATCGGTATCACTGCTACCTACGCCTACGCCATGGACTCCATCCAGCGAGGCCTCAAGCAGCACATTGTCTTCATCTGGGTTGTTTCTGATGACGAGTACCTCAAGTGGTTCTCCCAAGAGCTTGCCTACCTGCAGACTGCCGAGAACATTGAGGTTCGATTGTACTTGACTCGACAACACTCTCGAAACGGAggaaccaccaccatgtcCGAGAAGAATGTTGGAGTCCAGGAgaccatcatcaacactTCTTCATCTGATGAGGCCTCCGACAAGGCTTCCGATGTTCAGTCTCTTTCCTCCATGGGCTCCGTTCAAGTCAACTACGGCTCTCGACCTGATCTCTGCGCTGAGATCCCCAATATTGTGTCCCAGGCGGCTGGAACCACCTCGGTCATGGTTTGTGGCCCTCCCGTCATGAACGACGACACTAGAAAGGCCGTCGCTCTGTCTCTTGATTTCACCAACAAGCGAGTCGACTACTTTGAGGAGGCCTTCGCTTGGTAATCACGAGATTCACACCCCCAAAATCAAAACGTTCTCGCAAGAGATACTAATTTATATAACGAGTAATGATATTTCTTCAAGAATATTAcccagtatgtacagtaaacTTATAACTAAGTTGTTTTCTGGCTCTTATTTAATTCTGGGGAAGCggtttttttattgtttttttttattgttttttattgtttttttattgtttttttattattttttattgttttttatttattatttatttatttatttattatttattttggtttttattctaatgattcattacacATGCTATATACCTACAATTAataagccgggttattggcgttcaataaatcatacacttctgaatcaTTGCGGTGTGCGCTGCgaggattttttttctaaAGATTCATTAGCGATTACATAATACGAAGTCACATAGTATCATATATCTTTCTAAATTTTTCAAATTCCTGGTTTCTTGGTCTAGTTGGTCATGGCATCTGCTTAACACGCAGAACGTcggcagttcgatcctgccAGAAATCACTTTTTGTACACATCGCGTGCTTTTCTTTTTATTCTCTGGAACAGCCTGTAATCTTTTAACAACCTCTTTTGCACCTCCTATGGTGACGCCACCTGTCGTTGATAGCTACAGGGACAAGTAGAGTACAAATCACCCAACGACTTTTTTTCCTGCTTTTTACACCCTTTATCCATATTTGAGGAAAAACCTACACAGTAGACTAATTACTTAACTCAATACTTATCAACCTAGCTACTCGATTAGCTTCACATGAGACATGCAGTGAGACAGCGAGATAACCGTTCTTGCATACAGTAATACAACGCCACCATCGACCATGGCTAAAAGAAAACGAGCCTGCCTAGGCGTGCGCCCAAccgacacacacacaagatTTGTGGTCCGAAACGTGGCCTATCTGCTCTCAATGTGTCCATCAGAAGATCTGCCACCTCACCTTGCTCGTATCAGAGACACACCTTACGACTATGCTGCCCCGCTACTGGAATGGAAGGATGTGCATGTTTTTTTGAGCTCTCAAGACGGCGTGACAGACGAATTAGTAGGCATGGTTAAGAAATGTCACGAGATACTCTCTGATGCCAACGAGTCTCTCTTCATTCCTCATGTTTACAACGGCAACGGTCTTGACTCCGAAGGAGGACTAGGTCCTTACCACATGTGGCTTGGACGCCGCCATTTGACGTTGGAGGACTACGGAATGGCGCTGGAGAACGATCAGTACAGCTTTGGAGAAGGGTATCCGAACTTCAGCAGCCTCGAGCTCATTCAGAAGAATCACACTGGGCAGTTccctgaggaggagattggcTACAATTGCATGAACCTGTGGTACTTGCGCCTCCTGGACAaccctctctctcctttATTTCTTCATGTGAAGGCTCTGCTGAGATATGACGAGTTCCCTGATAATTGGTGGCACGTGAACTTCCAAGACCGCAAATCGGCTatcaagaacgacaaggCTGCCGCACTAGTACGGAGAATGATTTCGGCAACCGAACTGGCCAACGGACTTGTCACTCTCACCGAGCTACGAAGTGGTTACTTCTTCGGTGTTAAGACCCCTCCTGACCTTTTGCCTGATGATCATCCTGTCTACCAGGGACAGTTTGACGACTTTGTGCTTGGCCATCGTCACTTGACACGCCGTCATCGCCAGGAATACATGAAAAGTTGGGGTCAATACATCTCTCCTCGATTACAGAAGCTGTTAGGATTCAAGgcgagagaaggaaaacCACTGAGAGACACGAGAGGTGTCAAGCATGCCCAGAAACAGCTGTTCGGAAAGGGGTCTATTAGAGAGAACATAGCCAGGCGTGAGCTATCCGGAAGTAATCAGCACAATCGTCTGTTTAAAGCCTCTTTCCTGCCAAATCCCATTGGTAAGGTAATCCAGAGTGAAGAATCTCGAACATACTGCGGTGCTTACTCATCGGATGGTTCTCGGTATCTCACAATAAATCAAGACTCGGTAGCCACTTTGTATCACGTTGATACGGACGGCGTCCCCTCTTATCTCTCGGCAACCATTCCTCTTCATTCAAACTCTTGGACCATCACTGACTGTGCATTTGCCAATACATGCAACAAATGGGCTGCAGTAGCATTTGATGGCTGTTTGTACATTTCAGGAGATATggatgaagatgaggaagaCTGCGACTTTGAGGAAGTGAACACTTATGGCCACGCAGCCGCATTTTCGGTTAAGTGGAGTTCTGACGATCGACTTATGTTACTTGGAAGGTCCGCACGGCTTGGATATACCGTCATTGATTCAGAAACTGGAAAATACATGTATCGAAGAAAGAGTTTATCCGACATGAATGAAGCCACTTGGGCAACAGGGTCCGATAACGTGTTTTTTGGAGCAATGGACAGCGGGACGCTTGACCAGTTCGATCTACGCCTCAAGGACTCACATATTCGATCATTTGTGGGTCATTTGAGTGGTCTTACATCGTGTGATGTGCATTCAGATGGTGTACATGTTCTGACAACGGCCAAAGATGGAAGATCCAAGCTTTGGGATGTTCGAAAAGCATCTCTGCAGCGAAACGGAGAGTATGTCTCCCGTTCAGAGTTCAACCAGTACCGCATCAGATCCGATTACAGAGAAACACTTAGTTACCTTCCACCCAGTATGGAAGATCATCCTCTTGATGAAAGTGTGGTGACTTACTCCGGAGCCTTCGTTGTCAAGAGTCTAGTCCGGTCTCGTTTCAGCCCCTGTGGAGGGTACGTGGCTAGTGGTTCAGCAGATGGAATAGTGCGTGTTTGGAAGCTCGATGGAACCCTAGCAACGTGCTTGAATAGTCACCAATCTCTGAAGACTGCTACAGACAGGTACCTTGATCCTGCCCTGATTGGTGCGCGTGCTTCTTTATCTTCTCTTATCCGTGATGTTCAGTGGCATCCCAAGTCCAATGCCTTGGCAGCTTCAATGTTCATCAGCAGTCCCGACGATGGGCTTGCACTTAGAGAACGCCTTGATAATTTACATGGAGTATCTGTGGGCGGGGCTTTCACTTGGCAGACCTTTCAGCCTCAGCAATGTGGAGCAACAGTTGTGCACTCTGTGGGAACGGATATGGGACTGTTCCGGACCGAGAAGGACAAAATGAGTCTGAAGCCATACATATACGAGTGTCCTGAGTATTTTAAAACGGAGGAGCGTGTCAGAGGTGACTCTGGATATTCTTTATCAGAGCGGTGGTATGAGGTACATGGCAGCTAGACCATTAACAATTCATTAAGTATTTATTCTGACTAGTGTCAACTATTGCACTTATGGTAAAGAAAATTCGAAGTAAGTTTAGAAGATGTCCCAATTACTGTAACGTTCTCTTATGCACACTcccacccaccaccacaacagAGTTCAATATCGATTCAAACCCATCATCACTTTTACCAGCCCAAAACACGACCCCGACACTCAAGCAAGATGGCAGCAGGAGCCTCTCTGAAGCGGATCAAGGTAAGTATTGACAGCAAAATGTCGAAACATCACGTCATGAGAACCCCCTCTACCCATGCCCGCTTTTGCTAACCCAGAACATTGCAATCTCGCGACCCATTCTCTATGGAAACACGGCGACGCCACtgacggaggaggagaaggcaaATCCTGCTGTCTCGCCCGATCACACGCACAGCTGGACGATCTTCGTGCGGTCACCCGTGCTGGATATGAAGTCTGATGCGGCGTCTATATCACGTGTCAAAAACAAACTGGCAGTTGCAACtaacaagaaggaggcaaGTCCAACACCCGAAACCAACCACGAGCTTGGATTCATCAAAAAGGTGGTTTTCAAGCTCCACGACACGTACGCCAACTCCACTCGAACGATAGAAGAGCCTCCCTTTGAGGTAACGGAAACAGGGTGGGGAGAGTTCGAAATCAGCATCCGGATCTTCTTCCCCACGGAAATGGGAGAGAAGAACATTCTACTGTACCACCATCTCAAGCTGCATCcctacaagaaggacaatATTCCTGCTCAAATCGGAGCACCAGGAGGAGCCCCTAACGCCaatgaggatgaggagaaCACGAATGTCCCGCAACCAGTTGACTCATACGTGTACGACGAGCTGGTGTTCAACGAACCGTCAGAACAGATGTTCGAACTGCTCACATCTAGGCCTGGCGCTCTGCTGCCGGCAAAGTCGGATCCCAACGATCCCAGTAAGTCGTACTCGTTGCAAACagaggccgaggagctggaccGACTCACCGCGGGTCTGGAAACGGTGTACCAGCAGGTGcagaagaccaaggagtATATTCTtcagctggagaaggaaaaagagaCTCTGTCGCAATAGCACGACAGCAGGTTGTATAGTATAATATgtgatttattgaacgaGAGGAGATTATGAGCTGGTTGGTGAATGTACGTTGAGACAATATGGGGTTATAGCTGCCGTCATACCTAATCGGACTACAAATTATATTGAAGTCCTACATCAATGCGACCAAAGACAGAAGCACCTGTActggatgtactgtacttatgtactgtaatacAGTATTTAACACCTTTTCTCGTCACTAAGAGCTTTAGTAGTTAACtcgctacttgtagtatttCCCAATCTCAGATATTAGCGCCAAAGTCTCAGATCCGGGATTGATAGGCCATTACTCCGTATTTTCCAAAAGCGGTATTAAATGGAAATGGTGGGGCTCGAACTGCAGCTCTCACTGACACACATGTCCTGATGAACGAAGGAGGTGGATGGTAAGATGTGTGGAGGACGTGATAAATTGAACTGTTTGATGACAATGATTCAAATGTGACACCGATGCAACATTTCTCAATCGACCATCGATACTTGCTCCTTATAATAGTATTATGAAAGCGCCACCACTACAGCCCACGAATGTGTCATTTTTCGGTAATGCTCAATTAAAGTTCACAAGTCCCAGACGCGCACACCACCATCTACAGTCGAgtctccaccacccacgACATACACATCAATGGTCCAGTACAGAGACGAAAACATCCTGGTGGTGAGCATTGGGTCCAAGACTACCCAGGCGCAGTTTGGGCTGGCTGAGAGCTTGACCCAGGCCCAGGCCAAGGTTCCTTCTGTTATCTACAGAGTGCCCAATCCTGACGGCTCCAACAAGCCGTTCTTTTCGAGCACTGGAGATGAAGCCAACGCCGTTTGGCCGCTCAAGGAGGGCAAGATTGTCGACCTGCCAGCCTTTGAGTACCTGCTGCAGTTGATTACCCAGACGATGCAGAAGACCAAGCCCGAAATTCCTCTGGCCGGCTCTGCTTTGTTTCTGGTGTCGTCTACCTTGTGGACCCGTCTGCAGCTggagcacgtgactcagTACGTGTTTGAAGAGATGAACTTCCCTGCGTTCGCCGCCATCCCCGAGGCCGTGTGTCTCACCTACGCTTACAACTCGCCCGACGCATTTATCATTGACGTCGGAGAGGACATGACCACTCTGACGCCCATGACGGACTTCACCATCGTCGAACCCGCCCAGATCGTCATCCCCATGGGTGCCAGTAGCGTCAAGAAGAAACTTGCGGCCAAGCTGCCCGAACTCACACCTGCCCAGATTGAAGCACTGCTCAAGTCTGATATCTACGAGGTGCTGCACAAGGATGCCAAGAACTTGTGGTCGGCCATGAACCAGCCCGACGCCCCTGATAGAGACGAGGAGACGTCAATCGACGTGGCCGCCATTGTGGCATCTGGAAAAACACGAGAGATCCTTGCCGAGCGGgaaaagaacaagaagaaggaaacAGAGATCCCCAACTCGGAAaagaacacaaacaccttTGTGGACGACGATGGAGTGGAACACACGGTTGGCCAGGAGCGATTCCACGGCACTGAGGAGCTGATCGAGGCCATCACCGAAGAGACCGACTTGTCCATTTCGTTTGTGGACGAATTCTCCAAGCGGCAGCCCATCTGGAACAATATCATCATCGCTGGCGGCATTTCTGGTATCCACGGATTCAAGGAGGCCATCATGGCGTCGCTGACCAACAAGTTCCTGGTTGCCCGACAGTCCACCTATTCGGAGCTGCCCTCCAATTTCAACACCAGTGGACGAAACACCCCCACGGTCGGAGGAGCCACCACAGGCGGCGCAACGCCCATCAACCCTCTGTACAGCCAGGCGCTGCAGACACAGATTGGCCATGGCCAGGCACCGACGTCCATGCGGCTGGCCAAGATGTCTGAGTATTTCAGCGAGTGGAAGAGCTCCAAGCTGGAGCGAGCCGCATTCCTTGGTGCCCAGATTGGTGCCAAGCAGATTTTCGGCACTAACATCGAGGGTGCCTACATTTCGCGACAAGAGTATAATGAGGTGGGTCCCGTGTCCGTGTGGGATATTTAACACTAACGGATGTCATGTAAAGTGAAGGAATGTAAAGTAATAATTGGATAGGAataatacaagtagctacaatgGTAGGGTtgatacgagtacaagtacttgtaccacaGATTGTTTCGCAGTAATAACTATCGTGTAGAATTCatattactgtatgtgCATGGTGTAAATAAATAAGGGCTGGCGAGGAGTAGATCACATTTTAGCCTCTACTTCTTCATCCTGTCTGATTTTATCAGGATTAGATTCCGACTCGAAAATAAAGTCGCTTGTATGTGTGCCTGTCGTGTTAGTATCTACTGCGGTACTTGTAACGGCGGATTTGTCCTTTCCTGCTGGAGGTGAAGATACTGGAGCAGCAGTGATGGCCGGCATAGCTTTTTCGAGGTCGTTACTAGACTTGGAGTTGACTGTTATGTCATCAAACTCGTTTTCAGGCTCCTTTCCTTCGTCTCCAATCCACCGTTTGAAAATGGGGACCAGCAACTGAGCAGTGAGAATCTGCTCTCCCTGAAAGAGGGTCAGAGGGATTGAGACGCGACCTACAAGAGAACTACCTGATCCGTATTGTGCGTTGATGAGGGGGACACCCAGAGCGACTGTCTTTGCTGCTCCGCAGAGCATGATAGCGACGGTGTTTCTCTTGTTGAAGTAAAAACCCGAAATGAACCGATGAAGCAGTTTGTAGGGTCTGGAGGAAACCTCTGTGGGTGGATGGGGTGCTAGAAGTCTGGGAATTGGTGATCTAGCACAGGCAAAGCAAATGACGGTGAACAACAGGTAGATGCCAATGTTGAAGAACGGAACCATGATCATGGTGGCTTTGGGCACAGACTCAAACGCGTTGTCGTAGAAGGAAGTTGAGAAGGTGGCCCAtatgagcagcagaagacaAAAAGTTCCAAGCTTGGCCAGTTTGAACTTGGTGACTACCCATTTGGTCTTTGTGGGGAACACGTTCTGTACTACCTGTCCCACGAACAGAGGCACGAAGAGCGACAAACCAAGCTGTTTCATGACTCGTCGGTAAAGTTCCGTCATAGACGAGTCCTTCGCGGGGTTACCAAACCCGAAACCCGTCGAGTCAGAAAGATagagctgcagaagagcAGGAGAAACGAATGCACCCATGACATTTCCAATAGTGACTTCCAACAACGACAGCGAGTCGTTTCCCCCGGCATTTCTAGTCATGACGACGTTAGACGACACCGTTGTGGGTGTGCAACCGCAAATAATCATGCCCACAAGCACGTATTTATCGATTCGTGGATCGTCAGCCGCGTAGATAGCCTTAACGAAACCAAACATGAGAGCAGGTGTGACCAGAAATGATAGCCCTTGTGTTATTAAGTGTGCTCGCCAGTTgcccagctccttgagcagggTTCTAGAGGGCATGCTGAGCCCCGAAATGAGGAAAATAGCGGCTACTGCCAGATACTCGATGGTAATATCTGACCGGATCATACCTCCTGATCTCGCGTAGTTCGGGGCGGCATATGCGATGGCAACCGCTACTCCCATGCCTATAATGAACCACTGTGAGATCAAGAAGTTTATGACCTTCATCAACTTGTCGACAAGTTTTCCCATTCTGTTCCGGTCGGCCTTGTATCGGAGTTTTGTTGAGTATGCGCGTAGAAGAGAGTTGAAGAGCAAGTAGTTGGAGAGCCGCCGTCagtgtttctgtgtttctgtgtctctgtGTGTCTCTGAAATAGAAATAATAAAGCTCTGGGCAGTCGTGTATGTTCTTGCAAGAGTTATACCATACCGAACGGATGGATCTACATTTTAATAGTCATGCTGCTTTGTGCCTGTTGTGCATAAATGCTGCAAATGTAAATTCGCTACAGTTGTACTAGCCTGTGTGGGAGACCAGGCAAATGTGTTGCAATAAGTGTGATGAAGTGAAACCAAGTTACTATATGAACTTACAAGGTCACATATCGCAGTATCGACTCTGTTCCTCATATAAGCTGTTCTCAAATTCGCTATAATACTTCTTATGCATCAATGCCGGGGTAAAACCCCAGCCGACACGGCTCCTGAACTTTGAGCAAGCCGCAACGGAGTTAAGACTGGCGGTTGAACCTTGGCTCGTTACCAGGAGATGACTGACTGCCATCGACAGAGACAGTGACATTTTATGACGGTAGTGCATACCTTTGGTTGTGACGAACTACTTGCAgaaactacttgtagaacttGACAACTTATGTGACCTCCTTATTGAGAGAGTGATTCTCTACCACTCACCTCCATCAGCGAGCTCTCGTTTAAAGTGCAAACTGTACCCCCACTATAAATGGCACCTTATACGAGGTTGGTGgcaggtacagtatttgCGCTTCTCACGAAAGAGAGGTTGACGGGGTGCAAATGGCCAGAGGGCACAGTATATCCGACAAAATCTTGACACGGGAATACTGTTCAAAGTTTGCTGAAGAATGTTGGTTGTATTCTTAAGCAACTTTCCAACTATGAGAAAGTCATAGTTGAAAGTCTAGTAAAGATACTAGTAATGTGGGGGTTCAaaatatgcagaaaaaaaaaaaaacttcTATCCCGGCACTGATAAAGAATATGACAAAGAAAAATCCAACAGGCTAGGTAGAATTCGTTTTATAGTCATTAAATATTACCAAGTTCCAGATTATAGCTCTAAGATCCCGAGATTAGTG includes:
- a CDS encoding uncharacterized protein (Compare to YALI0B10890g, some similarities with uniprot|Q9V951 Drosophila melanogaster CG9945 protein (AT18160p)), which gives rise to MAKRKRACLGVRPTDTHTRFVVRNVAYLLSMCPSEDLPPHLARIRDTPYDYAAPLLEWKDVHVFLSSQDGVTDELVGMVKKCHEILSDANESLFIPHVYNGNGLDSEGGLGPYHMWLGRRHLTLEDYGMALENDQYSFGEGYPNFSSLELIQKNHTGQFPEEEIGYNCMNLWYLRLLDNPLSPLFLHVKALLRYDEFPDNWWHVNFQDRKSAIKNDKAAALVRRMISATELANGLVTLTELRSGYFFGVKTPPDLLPDDHPVYQGQFDDFVLGHRHLTRRHRQEYMKSWGQYISPRLQKLLGFKAREGKPLRDTRGVKHAQKQLFGKGSIRENIARRELSGSNQHNRLFKASFLPNPIGKVIQSEESRTYCGAYSSDGSRYLTINQDSVATLYHVDTDGVPSYLSATIPLHSNSWTITDCAFANTCNKWAAVAFDGCLYISGDMDEDEEDCDFEEVNTYGHAAAFSVKWSSDDRLMLLGRSARLGYTVIDSETGKYMYRRKSLSDMNEATWATGSDNVFFGAMDSGTLDQFDLRLKDSHIRSFVGHLSGLTSCDVHSDGVHVLTTAKDGRSKLWDVRKASLQRNGEYVSRSEFNQYRIRSDYRETLSYLPPSMEDHPLDESVVTYSGAFVVKSLVRSRFSPCGGYVASGSADGIVRVWKLDGTLATCLNSHQSLKTATDRYLDPALIGARASLSSLIRDVQWHPKSNALAASMFISSPDDGLALRERLDNLHGVSVGGAFTWQTFQPQQCGATVVHSVGTDMGLFRTEKDKMSLKPYIYECPEYFKTEERVRGDSGYSLSERWYEVHGS
- a CDS encoding uncharacterized protein (Compare to YALI0B10912g, similar to Saccharomyces cerevisiae YAF9 (YNL107W); ancestral locus Anc_2.170, similar to uniprot|P53930 Saccharomyces cerevisiae YNL107w YAF9), translating into MAAGASLKRIKNIAISRPILYGNTATPLTEEEKANPAVSPDHTHSWTIFVRSPVLDMKSDAASISRVKNKLAVATNKKEASPTPETNHELGFIKKVVFKLHDTYANSTRTIEEPPFEVTETGWGEFEISIRIFFPTEMGEKNILLYHHLKLHPYKKDNIPAQIGAPGGAPNANEDEENTNVPQPVDSYVYDELVFNEPSEQMFELLTSRPGALLPAKSDPNDPSKSYSLQTEAEELDRLTAGLETVYQQVQKTKEYILQLEKEKETLSQ
- a CDS encoding uncharacterized protein (Compare to YALI0B10934g, similar to uniprot|Q05123 Saccharomyces cerevisiae YMR033w ARP9 Actin-related protein, similar to Saccharomyces cerevisiae ARP9 (YMR033W); ancestral locus Anc_2.593) → MVQYRDENILVVSIGSKTTQAQFGLAESLTQAQAKVPSVIYRVPNPDGSNKPFFSSTGDEANAVWPLKEGKIVDLPAFEYLLQLITQTMQKTKPEIPLAGSALFLVSSTLWTRLQLEHVTQYVFEEMNFPAFAAIPEAVCLTYAYNSPDAFIIDVGEDMTTLTPMTDFTIVEPAQIVIPMGASSVKKKLAAKLPELTPAQIEALLKSDIYEVLHKDAKNLWSAMNQPDAPDRDEETSIDVAAIVASGKTREILAEREKNKKKETEIPNSEKNTNTFVDDDGVEHTVGQERFHGTEELIEAITEETDLSISFVDEFSKRQPIWNNIIIAGGISGIHGFKEAIMASLTNKFLVARQSTYSELPSNFNTSGRNTPTVGGATTGGATPINPLYSQALQTQIGHGQAPTSMRLAKMSEYFSEWKSSKLERAAFLGAQIGAKQIFGTNIEGAYISRQEYNEVGPVSVWDI
- a CDS encoding uncharacterized protein (Compare to YALI0B10956g, similar to DEHA0E11704g Debaryomyces hansenii, similar to Saccharomyces cerevisiae YMR034C; ancestral locus Anc_2.594) translates to MGKLVDKLMKVINFLISQWFIIGMGVAVAIAYAAPNYARSGGMIRSDITIEYLAVAAIFLISGLSMPSRTLLKELGNWRAHLITQGLSFLVTPALMFGFVKAIYAADDPRIDKYVLVGMIICGCTPTTVSSNVVMTRNAGGNDSLSLLEVTIGNVMGAFVSPALLQLYLSDSTGFGFGNPAKDSSMTELYRRVMKQLGLSLFVPLFVGQVVQNVFPTKTKWVVTKFKLAKLGTFCLLLLIWATFSTSFYDNAFESVPKATMIMVPFFNIGIYLLFTVICFACARSPIPRLLAPHPPTEVSSRPYKLLHRFISGFYFNKRNTVAIMLCGAAKTVALGVPLINAQYGSGSSLVGRVSIPLTLFQGEQILTAQLLVPIFKRWIGDEGKEPENEFDDITVNSKSSNDLEKAMPAITAAPVSSPPAGKDKSAVTSTAVDTNTTGTHTSDFIFESESNPDKIRQDEEVEAKM